TGCCCTTGAGAACAAAAATCACAGTCAAGGAAATGTCCACAACAAATCACAATTAATCCTTTTCCCCTCCCCCTTTGACACTTTTTTCCCTGTTTCACGTCCATTAACTACTAGTCGGTAGTAAAGTTTAGTTACAACCCCTATCGCTAAGTTAAAGAAGATTAACTTATCCGTTTTTTCTGCCACAGGAGCTTAACCATGCGACGTTTACTTACTGCTTGTGCTGTAACTGGCTGTTTATTAGCTGGCTTACCTGCTATTGGTTTAGCCGAAAGTCTTCCCGGATTGACTATTTTTAGCGGTGTGGAAGGCAAAAATCAGCTACCCTTCCGCCTAGACTTTGGTGGAAATACTAACGGTTGGGATCGCTATCGTTTGCGGATACCCGCAAAGAAAATGAAATATGCTGTTTCCCGCTTAGTAATTACCTATCCTCGACACTTTAGAGGTGATTTCGATCCCAAAAAGATGGAAGTCACAGTTAGAGATAAAAAAGTTGCCTTGTCGGAAGTGAAATTTGACAAGGAAAATCGAGTGATTGAATTGTATCTCCAAGAACCAATTGCCGCCGGCAGCAAAACAGAAGTCGTCCTTTCTAACGTCAAAAATCCGGCGTTTGGTGGTATGTTTTACTTCAACTGTGCAATCGAGTCACCTGGCGATGTCTTAGCCCGTCACATTGGAACTTGGATTATTAGCATTAATTAGGTGACAGTAGTGGGGTAAGAGTCAAGAAGAAGGGTAAAACTTGGTTTATCTACCCTTTAGTCTTGTCTAACCAAAGGCTGCCTCATATTTTCATCCTGAGTTGTGGAATTTTCTGGCAATTGACTCCAGCTAAGAAAAACCCACCAGGGGTAATATCGACCAAATTCACAATGGATAGGCATCTATCCAAAATAGCCAAAAAGTGCTACAATTATAGATTGTGGCTTTTTATATAAAATCACCATAGAGGACAAAAAAATGCAAAGAACTCTGGGCGGAACTTGTCGAAAAAGAAAAAGAACATCTGGTTTTCGTGCCAGAATGCGGACTCCAGATGGGAGAAACGTGATTCGGGCAAGAAGAGCAAGAGGGCGCTATCGTTTAAGCGTTTAGAGAATTGTGGCGTTGCCGAAGACGCATCGATTGAAATCGCGTCAAGATTTCCAGGCAGTTTTCCGGGAAGGGTTGCGTCGTCATGGCTTGTACATGACGTTAAGAGCTTTAAAACCTTCATCAGGTAAAAAGCCTTCTCTGGATGCTGCCAGCCAGAATTTATTTGCAGAACCTCTAATTCCTGTCCGCATTGGTATCTCGATTAGCACGAAAGTAAGTAAGCGGGCAGTAGTGCGTAACCGTCTCAAAAGACAAATTTCCGCCGCCTTTTACCAATTATTGCCAAAGTTAGCGCCGGGATGGCGATTAGTGGTGGTAGTCAAACCAACTGCTGGAGAATCTAAGTGCGTAACCCAACAAATTCTGCAAGAATTAGAGCAGTTGTTGGCTCAAACTGAGGTATTCAATGGGCATTCGTGAAGAAGTTTATTTTGAAGGTGGTCCTCACATTGGGGATTTGATATTAAACATACTGATAGGGTTTACAGTTGTTGGCATACCATTAACGGTAGGGGCAATTGTTAGAGCTTTATGGCTGCGTTTTCGGATTACTGATCGGCGGATTTCTGTAACTGGTGGTTGGATGGGACGCGATCGCAGTGACATCATTTACTCAGAAATCGTCAAAATCGTCAAAGTCCCCAGGGGTTTAGGCATTTGGGGAGATATGGTGATCACCATGAAAAATGGTAGTCGTTTAGAGTTGCGAGCCATTCCCAGGTTCCGAGAACTTTATGACTACATTAACGACAAAGTCACTGCTAAAAATCCTAATGTTAGTAGTGGGGCAAATTAAAAGTTGGGTAATGGGTAACGGGGGAGAGGAAAATCACCCTTCACCCTTATCTATTTTCCAAAAGTTTCCCCATGGGCGGCTATCCGTAGTCAAATTGTAGTCGCGGATGGATCCCGATTTAGATAAATTAGATTCAGACAATTAAAAGTACCTCAGGTTGAATTCAGAATAATGGATTTTGGTATCGGGTTTCTCTCGAATAACGTAATGCTGCCAATCATAGACTTGTTCTATGGTTTTGTCCCCAGCTATGGGTTGGCGATCGTCGCTCTGACGCTAATTATTCGGTTTGCGCTCTACCCTCTGAGTGCTGGTTCCATTCGTAATATGCGCCGGATGAAAATTGTCCAGCCTTTGATGCAAAAGCGAATGCAGGAAATTAAAGAGCGTTACAAAGACGACACGCCAAAGCAGCAAGAAGAAATGATGAAAGTTCAGCAAGAGTTCGGTAACCCCTTGGCGGGTTGCTTACCCTTGTTGTTACAAATGCCCGTATTACTGGCTTTATTTGCAACGTTGCGAGGTTCACCCTTTGCTGGTGTGAACTATACCGCTAACCTGCAAATCTTGCCCGCAGAACAAATAGAACAGCTTCAACCCCAAGC
The Calothrix sp. 336/3 DNA segment above includes these coding regions:
- a CDS encoding DUF2808 domain-containing protein, which produces MRRLLTACAVTGCLLAGLPAIGLAESLPGLTIFSGVEGKNQLPFRLDFGGNTNGWDRYRLRIPAKKMKYAVSRLVITYPRHFRGDFDPKKMEVTVRDKKVALSEVKFDKENRVIELYLQEPIAAGSKTEVVLSNVKNPAFGGMFYFNCAIESPGDVLARHIGTWIISIN
- the rpmH gene encoding 50S ribosomal protein L34, with translation MQRTLGGTCRKRKRTSGFRARMRTPDGRNVIRARRARGRYRLSV
- the rnpA gene encoding ribonuclease P protein component, translating into MALPKTHRLKSRQDFQAVFREGLRRHGLYMTLRALKPSSGKKPSLDAASQNLFAEPLIPVRIGISISTKVSKRAVVRNRLKRQISAAFYQLLPKLAPGWRLVVVVKPTAGESKCVTQQILQELEQLLAQTEVFNGHS
- a CDS encoding PH domain-containing protein, whose amino-acid sequence is MGIREEVYFEGGPHIGDLILNILIGFTVVGIPLTVGAIVRALWLRFRITDRRISVTGGWMGRDRSDIIYSEIVKIVKVPRGLGIWGDMVITMKNGSRLELRAIPRFRELYDYINDKVTAKNPNVSSGAN